DNA from Mycolicibacterium alvei:
CACCGCGCTGGCCTACGGCATCGTGGCCGCCGGCCACCTGGCCGAGATCCAGGTGGTGCTGGGCACTTACCCGATCACCCCGGCGTCGGACATCCTGCACGAGCTGTCCAAGCACAAGAACTTCAACATCCTGACCTTCCAGGCCGAGGACGAGATCGCCGGCATCGGTGCGGCCATCGGCGCCTCCTACGGCGGCGCGCTGGGTGTCACCAGCACGTCGGGTCCGGGTATCTCGCTCAAGTCCGAGGCAATCGGCCTGGCCGTGATGACCGAACTGCCGCTGCTCATCGTCGACGTGCAGCGCGGTGGCCCGTCGACCGGTCTGCCGACCAAGACCGAGCAGGCCGACCTGCTGCAGGCGCTGTTCGGCCGCAACGGCGAGTCGCCGGTGGCGGTCCTGGCTCCGAAGTCGCCGTCGGACTGCTTCGACATCGCCGTGGAGGCCTCGCGCATCGCGATCGACTACCACACCCCGGTCATCATCCTGTCCGACGGTGCGGTCGCCAACGGCTCTGAGCCCTGGCAGATTCCGGACATCAGCAGCTACCCGCCGATCGAGCACAAGCTGGCCAAGGCCGGCGAGCCGTTCGCGCCCTACGCGCGTAATCCCGAGACCCTGGCCCGGCAGTTCGCCGTGCCCGGTACCCCGGGCCTGGAGCACCGGATCGGTGGCCTGGAGGCCGCCAACGGTTCGGGCAACATCTCCTACGAGCCCAAGAACCACGACCTCATGGTGCGGCTGCGCCAGGAGAAGATCGCCGGCATCACGGTGCCCGATCTGGAGGTCGAGGACCCCACCGGCGACGCCGAACTGCTGATGCTCGGTTGGGGCAGCAGCTACGGCCCGATCGGCGAGGCCTGCCGGCGCGCCCGGCGCAAGGGCATCAAGGTGGCCCAGGCACATCTACGCCACCTCAATCCCTTCCCGGCCAACCTCGGGGAGGTGCTGCGCCGTTACCCGAACGTGGTGTTGCCGGAGATGAACCTCGGTCAGCTGGCGCTGCTGCTGCGCGGCAAGTACCTGGTCGACGTCCAGTCGGTGACCAAGGTGGAGGGCATGGCCTTCCTCGCCGACGAGGTCGAAGGCATCATCGAAGCGGCCCTGGATGGCACGCTGGGTGAAAAGGAGGCGGACAAGGCGAAGTTCGCAAGGTTGGCGGCGGCCACCATCGAGGAACCAACTGAGTCGAATGCTGTGGGAGCGAACGCATGACTGACCTGATCGGCGCAGACCTGGGGCTGACAGACGCGGCTCCGACCAAGAACGCCCTGGTGCCCACCACCGACCAACCGCAGAAGGGCAAGGACTTCACCAGCGACCAGGAGGTCCGCTGGTGCCCGGGTTGCGGTGACTACGTCATCCTCAACACCATCCGCAACTTCCTGCCGGAGCTGGGTCTGAAGCGCGAGAACATCGCGTTCATCAGCGGCATCGGCTGCTCGAGCCGGTTCCCGTACTACCTGGAGACCTACGGCTTCCACTCGATCCACGGGCGCGCCCCGACCATCGCCACCGGTCTGGCGTTGGCCCGGCCGGACCTGTCGGTGTGGGTCGTCACCGGCGACGGTGACTCGCTGTCGATCGGTGGTAATCACCTGATCCACGCGTTGCGCCGCAACATCAACATCACGATCCTGCTGTTCAACAACCGGATCTACGGCCTGACCAAGGGGCAGTACTCGCCGACCTCGGAGGTCGGCAAGGTCACCAAGTCCACCCCGATGGGCTCGCTGGACTACCCGTTCAACCCGGTGTCGCTGGCGCTGGGGGCCGAGGCCACCTTCGTGGGCCGTGCACTGGACTCCGACCGCAAGGGCCTGTCCGAGGTGCTGCGCGGCGCGGCCGAGCACCGCGGTGCCGCCCTGGTGGAGATCATGCAGGACTGCCCGATCTTCAACGACGGGTCGTTCGACGCGCTGCGCAAGGAAGGTGCCGAGGAACGCCTGATCAACGTCAGCCACGGCGAGCCGATCAAGTTCGGTGTGGACGGCGAGTACTGCGTGGTCAAGTCTGGCTACGGACTCGAGGTGGCCAAGACCGCCGAGGTCGCCGCCGACGACATCGTGGTGCACAACGCCGAGATCGACGATCCCGCTTATGCATTCGCGCTGTCACGGTTGAGCGAGCAGAACCTCGATCACATGGTGATGGGCATCTTCCGGAAGGTCAGCCGACCGACCTACGACGACGCCGCGCGTCAGCAGGTCAACACGGCCATCGAATCCAAGCCCCATGACACCGCGGCTCTGCAATCCTTGCTGCGTGGCAAAGACACCTGGACTGTCGACTGATCCTGATCGCAGCGACCAACACGATCTGAGCACAGCCCCGCTCGCCGCGGTAGTTCTGGCGGGCGGGGCTTCGCGCCGTATGGGGCGCGACAAGGCGACGCTGCCGTTTGACGGTTCGACGATGGTCGAGCATGTGGTCGCCGCCGTGAGTACGCGGTGCGCACCGGTTTTTGTCATCGCCGCACCCGGCCAGCCGCTGCCTGAACTGCGGGCTGAGGTGCTGCGCGACGAGGTGCGGGGGGTGGGGCCGCTGGTCGCGACCGGCCGTGGGCTGCGTGCCGTCGCCGAAGCCGGCCTGGAGCGCGCCTTCGTCTGCGCGGTCGACATGCCGTATCTGAATTCCGAACTGATCGGTGTCCTGGCGGCCGCGGCCGACCGGGTGCCCGCCGATATCGTGCTGCCCTGGGACGGCAGGGCCCATTACCTGGCGGGGATCTATCGCAGCGCGCTCACCGAGCAGATCGCGGTCCTGGTGCGTGCCGGCCGGCGCAGCATGCGCGCGCTGGCCGAGTCCGTCGATACGCAGCGGATCGTGATGCCACCGCAGCGAGCGCTGACCAACGTCAACACGGCAGCCGATCTGCCCTGAGCGCCGCTATTCGGTAGATGGTATGCAGCAAATTATGAATTAGTCGCGAAACTCGGCCCAATTTATCGTGTCGAGATAATTCAGCCTGCATTTCGCCATATTTGAGGTCCCGGAAAGCGGGCGAATTGGGGAAACGCCAGCGGTGATTGTGTGCCGGTCGGTCACGGAAGCCGCTGGGGCTCAGTACCATTCGATGGACCGCTGGTGGCGTGAATGCAGCGGGAAATTCGTTGCGGTGTACGACGAAGCTGCGCTATTCCCGACAAAAACACCCTGACCGCACGCTTTGCGTGGCATGCGGAATTCATCGCTCGGCGTCAGAGTTGGCCCAGCGACTTGGCGCTTCATGCTGTCTTGGTGTAATCAATTGCAGGGCAACACAGTTGGATGATCTACGCCGACCGCTGGCGCGCTGGAACGGCCGTCGCAAGGGTGTGGCGAGGGTCGGCAAGCCGGTCGATAAGTGTTGTGCGCCAGTGCTTTCGGGTGGAATTCAGGCTGCCTGGCGGGTGAGGGCTGCAGCGAACAGATTTGCGCGATTCGATGCGCGATGACACTCGCCGATGGCATCCACCAGCGCTTTTAGCGTCAATGGGCCCAGGTGTCGGTGTTGCTGCGCCCGAATCAGGTGGGCCAGCTCACAAAATATGCGTGATCTCGGTCACGATTTGTTTGCGCCAATCACGAAACGGTAACGACGCTGGTCCGTGGCTGACCTGCACAGACAGTTCGTTCAGCGTCGCGTTATCTATCCGTGATCATTCCGCGATCGTGGCTACATCGGGATGACTTCTCTTCGAGACCTTTGTACGGTCCAAAGCGACTCCAAATGCGGAGCAAATAATTT
Protein-coding regions in this window:
- a CDS encoding 2-oxoacid:acceptor oxidoreductase subunit alpha, translated to MGENGNGTGAAPRQKLEKVVIRFAGDSGDGMQLTGDRFTSEAALFGNDLATQPNYPAEIRAPQGTLPGVSSFQIQIADYDILTAGDRPDVLVAMNPAALKANVSDLPRGGLIIANSDEFTKRNLAKVGYDANPLEDDTLSDYVVTSVAMTTLTLGAVEAIGATKKDGQRAKNMFALGLLSWMYGRELDHSESFIREKFSRKPDVAEANVLALKAGWNYGETTEAFATTYEVSPAKLKSGEYRQISGNTALAYGIVAAGHLAEIQVVLGTYPITPASDILHELSKHKNFNILTFQAEDEIAGIGAAIGASYGGALGVTSTSGPGISLKSEAIGLAVMTELPLLIVDVQRGGPSTGLPTKTEQADLLQALFGRNGESPVAVLAPKSPSDCFDIAVEASRIAIDYHTPVIILSDGAVANGSEPWQIPDISSYPPIEHKLAKAGEPFAPYARNPETLARQFAVPGTPGLEHRIGGLEAANGSGNISYEPKNHDLMVRLRQEKIAGITVPDLEVEDPTGDAELLMLGWGSSYGPIGEACRRARRKGIKVAQAHLRHLNPFPANLGEVLRRYPNVVLPEMNLGQLALLLRGKYLVDVQSVTKVEGMAFLADEVEGIIEAALDGTLGEKEADKAKFARLAAATIEEPTESNAVGANA
- a CDS encoding 2-oxoacid:ferredoxin oxidoreductase subunit beta; the protein is MTDLIGADLGLTDAAPTKNALVPTTDQPQKGKDFTSDQEVRWCPGCGDYVILNTIRNFLPELGLKRENIAFISGIGCSSRFPYYLETYGFHSIHGRAPTIATGLALARPDLSVWVVTGDGDSLSIGGNHLIHALRRNINITILLFNNRIYGLTKGQYSPTSEVGKVTKSTPMGSLDYPFNPVSLALGAEATFVGRALDSDRKGLSEVLRGAAEHRGAALVEIMQDCPIFNDGSFDALRKEGAEERLINVSHGEPIKFGVDGEYCVVKSGYGLEVAKTAEVAADDIVVHNAEIDDPAYAFALSRLSEQNLDHMVMGIFRKVSRPTYDDAARQQVNTAIESKPHDTAALQSLLRGKDTWTVD
- the mobA gene encoding molybdenum cofactor guanylyltransferase, with amino-acid sequence MGRDKATLPFDGSTMVEHVVAAVSTRCAPVFVIAAPGQPLPELRAEVLRDEVRGVGPLVATGRGLRAVAEAGLERAFVCAVDMPYLNSELIGVLAAAADRVPADIVLPWDGRAHYLAGIYRSALTEQIAVLVRAGRRSMRALAESVDTQRIVMPPQRALTNVNTAADLP